From a region of the Candidatus Jettenia caeni genome:
- a CDS encoding molybdopterin-guanine dinucleotide biosynthesis protein codes for MPKDTRDLPVISIIGKQNVGKTTLIGLIIPYLKKKGYRVGTIKYNIPHFEMDYEGKDTYRHYEAGADIVSISSPEKLAIIKRLNQRPLSIQDIVNHAYSDVDIVLVEGYKKYRYPYIEIYNNCLPIGPTDRIYKNHIRIVSTLQTRSPIPTFNKIDLNNVIKFIELKIKQI; via the coding sequence TTGCCAAAAGACACAAGAGATCTTCCTGTTATTTCAATCATTGGTAAACAAAATGTAGGTAAGACCACCCTCATTGGACTTATTATACCGTACTTGAAGAAAAAGGGATATAGGGTTGGAACCATTAAATACAATATTCCACATTTTGAGATGGATTATGAGGGGAAGGATACTTACAGACATTATGAAGCAGGAGCAGATATTGTCTCCATATCTTCGCCAGAAAAGTTAGCAATCATAAAAAGGCTTAATCAACGTCCTCTCTCAATACAGGATATTGTGAATCATGCGTATTCCGATGTTGATATAGTACTTGTCGAAGGTTATAAAAAATATCGATATCCTTATATTGAAATCTATAACAATTGTTTACCAATCGGACCAACAGACAGGATATACAAAAATCATATAAGAATTGTAAGCACTCTGCAGACACGCTCTCCAATACCTACTTTTAACAAAATTGACTTGAATAACGTTATAAAATTTATAGAATTAAAAATAAAGCAGATTTGA
- a CDS encoding ATPase: MEPDVKKITERVKQESDFVNTLMYEVGKVIVGQKYLIERLLIGILSNGHVLLEGVPGLAKTLTVMTLAKAMHASFQRVQFTPDLLPADLIGTLIYNPKSGDFTVRKGPIFTNIVLADEINRAPAKVQSALLEAMQDRQVTIGDQTFTLEDPFLVLATQNPIEHEGTYPLPEAQVDRFMFKLNVTYPDKKEEREILDRMALTNKDFRINPVISPKDILRLRSLIDDIYIDDKIKDYIIDIIFASRDPKAYNLKLDEFIEYGASPRATIYLTLAAKAHAFIKGRGFVTPQDIKSIGMDVLRHRVIVTYEAEAEEMKSEDIIQKIFDTVEVP; this comes from the coding sequence ATGGAACCGGATGTTAAAAAGATTACAGAAAGGGTAAAACAAGAAAGTGATTTCGTGAATACCCTGATGTACGAAGTTGGCAAGGTAATTGTAGGCCAGAAGTATTTAATTGAAAGGTTATTAATCGGCATTCTTTCAAATGGGCATGTATTATTAGAAGGTGTACCGGGATTGGCAAAAACGCTGACAGTTATGACTCTTGCCAAGGCAATGCATGCCAGTTTTCAAAGGGTACAATTTACCCCGGACTTACTCCCTGCTGATTTGATCGGTACTCTTATTTATAATCCCAAAAGCGGTGATTTTACCGTAAGGAAAGGGCCTATCTTTACCAATATTGTTTTGGCCGATGAGATTAACCGCGCTCCTGCAAAAGTGCAAAGCGCGCTCCTGGAGGCTATGCAGGACAGGCAAGTTACCATCGGGGATCAAACATTTACCCTGGAAGACCCATTCCTTGTATTAGCTACTCAAAATCCGATAGAACATGAAGGCACCTACCCGCTACCTGAAGCTCAGGTAGATCGTTTTATGTTTAAATTGAACGTTACCTATCCTGATAAAAAGGAAGAACGGGAGATTCTCGACCGGATGGCGTTGACAAACAAGGATTTTCGTATAAACCCTGTAATTTCTCCCAAAGATATTCTGCGGTTGCGCTCCCTGATCGATGATATCTATATAGATGATAAGATTAAAGATTATATTATTGATATCATATTTGCATCGAGGGATCCAAAGGCATATAACCTTAAATTAGATGAGTTCATAGAATATGGCGCATCTCCGCGGGCGACCATCTATCTTACCCTTGCTGCCAAGGCGCATGCCTTTATAAAGGGCAGGGGATTTGTGACTCCCCAGGATATAAAATCGATAGGGATGGATGTTCTTCGCCATAGAGTGATTGTAACGTATGAAGCTGAGGCAGAAGAGATGAAGTCCGAAGATATTATACAAAAGATATTTGATACCGTAGAAGTGCCATAA
- a CDS encoding truncated two-component sensor kinase translates to MDTEPVRRVIDGKEIVALYKDYRGVPVIGASINMPEYGWILIAEMDKAEVFALLKTLGIVACILGGTCAAAVVGAGVFFVVSTSRPILDLTNATKRFAGGELDYRVKIAHEDEIGDLARSFNAIGGKPEGPD, encoded by the coding sequence GTGGATACGGAACCGGTTCGGAGGGTTATTGATGGCAAAGAAATAGTTGCTCTGTATAAAGACTACCGGGGAGTACCTGTCATTGGCGCCTCGATAAATATGCCTGAATATGGCTGGATACTTATAGCAGAGATGGATAAAGCAGAGGTATTTGCGCTCTTAAAAACGCTGGGTATTGTCGCATGTATTTTAGGAGGAACTTGTGCTGCTGCAGTTGTTGGTGCAGGAGTTTTTTTTGTTGTTTCAACATCCAGACCGATCCTTGATTTAACGAATGCAACAAAGAGATTTGCAGGTGGAGAGTTGGATTATCGGGTAAAGATAGCTCATGAGGATGAGATTGGCGACCTTGCCAGAAGTTTTAATGCTATTGGAGGAAAACCTGAGGGACCTGACTGA
- a CDS encoding truncated two-component sensor kinase, whose amino-acid sequence MLLEENLRDLTEFLEQRVKERTSELVKVNEELQGEIKERKLTEEALRISESKHRLLLENLPQRIFYKR is encoded by the coding sequence ATGCTATTGGAGGAAAACCTGAGGGACCTGACTGAATTTTTAGAACAACGGGTAAAAGAGAGAACATCTGAACTCGTAAAGGTAAATGAAGAGTTACAAGGGGAAATCAAAGAGCGCAAGCTGACAGAGGAAGCGTTGCGTATAAGCGAAAGTAAGCATCGCTTGCTCCTGGAGAACCTGCCGCAAAGGATATTTTATAAAAGATAA
- a CDS encoding truncated two-component sensor kinase, with protein sequence MDITPKLPEIIAHPQQIQQVFLNIISNARYALNQKYPKAHDGKILEILGEEITMHDLLWVKITFYDHGTGIPARIKERITEPFFTTKPRGIGTGLGLGISQGIINNHGGRLTIDTLEGEFTKVAIILPVKS encoded by the coding sequence TTGGATATTACCCCAAAATTACCAGAGATAATTGCACATCCGCAACAGATACAACAGGTCTTTTTGAATATTATCAGTAATGCGAGATATGCCCTGAACCAAAAGTATCCAAAGGCTCATGATGGTAAAATCCTTGAAATTCTGGGCGAAGAAATAACCATGCACGATCTTCTCTGGGTAAAGATTACCTTCTACGATCATGGCACTGGTATACCTGCCAGGATAAAAGAGAGAATAACAGAGCCATTTTTTACCACAAAACCGAGAGGGATAGGCACTGGATTAGGATTAGGCATAAGCCAGGGTATTATCAATAACCACGGCGGCAGATTAACGATTGATACCCTGGAGGGAGAATTTACGAAGGTTGCAATTATCCTGCCGGTAAAGTCCTGA
- a CDS encoding transposase translates to MIKYIGLDAHSSTCTFNVTDERGREADNTTIESNGRLLVKYLRGIEGVKKLTFEECELSNWLYEILRPEVDELIVCNPVANGD, encoded by the coding sequence ATGATAAAGTATATAGGATTGGATGCACATTCGTCAACCTGTACATTCAATGTAACGGATGAAAGAGGGAGGGAAGCAGACAACACTACGATTGAGAGCAACGGTCGGCTTTTGGTGAAGTATTTGAGGGGCATAGAGGGTGTTAAGAAACTGACCTTTGAAGAGTGTGAATTAAGCAACTGGCTCTATGAGATATTGAGACCAGAAGTAGATGAGTTGATCGTATGCAATCCAGTAGCAAATGGTGACTAG
- a CDS encoding transposase, with protein sequence MEESRQEYGKEIVRCSKGFKEIKYLKSIPGIGSIQAAKIVSQVIDPERFSSKYKYYSYCGLVRHKRISDGRGYGSEKIWGNRILKCVYKMAGHSVLKGKSGLRNYYDTLRLRGISHDNAYNAVCRKIAAISLSVWRKSENYNDRLITGNLIK encoded by the coding sequence ATGGAAGAAAGCAGGCAGGAATATGGAAAAGAGATCGTTCGATGCAGTAAGGGATTTAAAGAGATAAAATATCTCAAGAGCATTCCCGGTATTGGGAGTATCCAGGCGGCGAAGATCGTCTCCCAGGTAATAGACCCGGAGAGATTTAGCAGTAAGTACAAATATTACAGCTACTGTGGGTTGGTGAGGCATAAGAGGATAAGTGACGGCAGGGGATATGGGAGTGAAAAGATTTGGGGAAATCGGATATTAAAATGCGTATACAAGATGGCAGGACATTCGGTTTTAAAGGGTAAGAGCGGTTTAAGGAACTATTACGATACCTTGCGGTTGAGAGGTATCAGTCATGACAATGCCTATAATGCAGTATGTCGTAAGATAGCGGCAATATCTTTAAGCGTATGGAGGAAGAGTGAGAAC